GATCTTTCGTTACGCTCGTAGATATCGACGAACACATCCGTGTTCAGATCATGTCGGGGCGTCGCAATCCCGCTCCTCGACATTGTTCATCCACAGCACTTTGTGGGGCGGGCGGCACTAGCCGGGCGACGTGGAGGGTCGAACTTTGGAAAACACCACGCTTACCGCCACTGCGCCGCTTACCCGTCGCCAGGCTCGTGAGATCGAGCGCCGTACCGGCGTTCGTCCCGTCGCCGGCATCGTTCCTTCGGTAGAGACCAAGGACACGGGCGAGATCGCGCGCTACGAGATGGACGCGCTGGTCTCGGTCCTCCCGACTGAACTCGTGAACCGCATCGCCGCTCCGATGGCCGATGAAGCGGTCGCCGTTCCTGCGGCATTCGACGCACGTGGGCTCTCGGTTCGCGCCGACCGCCCGCCCGTGCTGATCGCACAGCGTCGCCGCCGAGTCGCCGGTGGCTTCGCCGCCGCTGCTTCGGTCACCGCAATCGCTGCCGCCGCACTGACGACCGTTGGTGGTCAGGGTGCAAGCGTCGCAGCTGAGGAGCACCAGGCAAACCTGCTCTCGGCAACCGCCGATGACACCGCTTCGCAGCCGGCAGAGACGGCCGCTGAAGAGGCGCCCGCCGAGGTCGTTACCCCGGCGCCGATCGAGGTTGACGCGCAGTCGACCACGATCCAGAGCTTTGACGCATCCGTCGTTCAGGCCGCGGCCACTGAGGTCGTCGTCGAGACGCCGGTTGAAGAGGAAGTTGCCCCGAGCGATTCGGGTGCCGCTGACGCCTCGTCGGAGTCGTCCTCGAGCGAAAGCAACTCGTCGAGCGAGAGCAGCTCGTCTGCGACGACGGCTTCATACTCCGCACCGACCTCGGCGGTCGGCGCGAATGTGGCTGAAACGGCACAAAACTACATCGGTACCGGTATCTACCAGTTCGGTGGCAACACTCCCGCAGGTTGGGACTGCTCGGGCTTTACCCAGTGGGTATTCGCACAGCACGGCATCAGCCTTCCGCACAGCGTTGGTGGTCAGTCCAGCCTCGGTACCGTCGTGTCTGACCCGCAGCCTGGTGACCTCGTCATCTTCGGCGGCTATCACGTTGGGATTTACGTCGGTAACGGCCAGATGGTTGATTCCCCGGACGTAGGCCGTTCGATCGAGATCGGTGGTCTCGACGCTGGTAGCAGCTACTACTTCGTGCGCATCTAATTTCTGCGATGACTTTGACAGAACGCTCCGCCAATGCGGAGCGTTCTGTCTTTTTCTCGAGCGCCGCCGGTACACCATCGACCGGCGCGCGCGGCATTACCCGGAGTCGACGACAAGGTGAACCTTTCGTGACGTCGGGAAAGAAATCCGTGGTATCCGGCCGACTGGCGGGTACTATCGCTTTCAGCACGCCAGACCTATCGTGTGGAGGCATCATGCGAGTTCACGAGACCAACCCCACCAGGGTTGTTCGCGCGTGCTCGGGCGCCTGCAGCGGGTTTGAGCGTCATTCCTTACACGCGATATCCATCGCGTCGCCCTTAGTCGTGCACAGTAGTGTTCGTCTGTCGGCATCATCTCGGCACCGTCGTTTGACGGTGCCGTTTTCTGTTTCCCGAGGAAGCCTCGAGCCACGGGGCTAGGTGGAAGGATCTGTATGCGCACCCTCGTTCTCAACGCTGGCTATGAACCAATCTCGATCGTGTCTGACCGCCGAGCACTCGTGCTCGTGCTGGGCGGAAAAGCCTCGGTGCTGGAGGCCGATGAATCGGTACCGCTGCGTTCGATGACCGAGGTGCATGCGAGCCCGCAGGTGATCCTGCTTCGTCAGTACGTCCGCATCCCGATGGCCCGTCACCAGCCGGTGTCGCGAAAGGGCGTGCTCCGACGCGATAGCCACCGATGCGCCTACTGCGACGCGTTCGCCAACACCATCGACCACGTGCAGCCGCGCTCCCGCGGCGGGCGCGACTCGTGGGAGAACCTCGTTGCCTGCTGCCTGCGCTGCAATAACGTCAAGGGCGATCGGACCCCGGAGGAGATGGGTTGGAAGCTTCGCCATCGCCCGGGTGTGCCGATGCCGCAGCGCTGGCACCTCCGCGGCACCGAGACCGCAGTGGCTGCCGAGTGGGCCCAGTACCTCGCAGCGTGACTCGCCGTGTGAACCTCGTCATAGACTCCGCGGCGGCCTAGACTCCACGACGGACTAGAGTCCGCGGCACACTAGAGGATCGTACTTTCTCGTTCAAGGGGATCGAGGTTGTCGGCGGATCGTGAGGCTGCGTGGTCGTCAGTGTTTCGGCGGATGTTTGACTACGGTGAGGCCCGCATAGGTACATTTGAGGCGTTGCAACGGGAGGGATTGCATTGATTCGCCAATTTGCCTCAGGTCACTCGGCGCGTTCGTCCAGACCGGACGCGGAGAGGCGGAGGTCGCATCGTGGGAAGCTTGCGACGTACCTGGTGGTTTTGGTCGCCATGCTGGCTCAAGCGCTTGGAGGGTTCGGCAACTCGTCATCGGAATATACCGCGGACCAAACTCGCGTCGGAGATTTCGAGTTTGAGTCGTGGACAAGCGACTGGTACGTCGGTTTGGAGCGCACACCAGGCGGAAAAAAGCGTTCTTACGCTGAAGTGACGGAGACGCTTGTGCCAGTGTTTCCGTTGACTGACCAGAACCGTGGCATTGTGCGGACCGTGCCGCTCGACACTATCGACGGTCAGCTGGAGGTCACAGACGTCGACGTCCGCGATGCCCAAGACAACAAGGTTGAGTTTGAGAGCCATGTATCTAATGGGGAACTGACGGTTGAAATCGGGGGAGAAGAGTTCGTTCACGGCATTCAGACCTACGTCCTCACATACACCCTGCGTGACGTGATCGATGACCTGGGGAATCCAGAAGTCCAAGAGCTATATGCTGATCTCCTCCCAACGTGGAGGCCGCAGCGCATTGTGTCCTTTTCGGCTCGGGTCATATTGGACCCGGAACTCGCTGAGTCGCTCGTTGGCGAGGCGTCTTGCTACATTGGCCGGGCCGGCGCGACCGATCAGTGCGAGATTCTCGAGGAGGGCCTGAGCTACTACATCGCGCCGAGTCCGATGACCCCGAACGTGACAGTCACTCTGAACTTCGGATTCGAGCAGGGTACGGTGCCGGAACTTTCGCTTCTCGACCGGATCGGTTGGTTCCCGTTTGTTGTGGCGGTGATTTCGTTCGCGAGTCTGTTTGTTAGCGCCGCGCTGCTTGTCGTGCAGTTGCGACGATCACGCCACGCGCCGGGCGGGACGATTGTACCGCACTACGAGCCACGTTCGGACGTATCACCGCAAATAGCAGCCCACCTCATGCCTGGGCTTTCGCGTCGCGCGTTCTCCTCGAGTGTCCTTTACGGTGCTGTGCACGGTGCCCTCGCCATCGAGGAATCGGCCACAGAGAATGACTCGCCGCGCGTTTGGGGGATAAGAAAGCGGAGGCAGGAACTGCGCCTGCGGCAGTCATACAGTCGTGCAGATTTGCCACGGATCGAGCAGCGGTTCGTCGAATCGGTGCTATTCCCACGTGACGTGATCGTCACAGTCAATGGAAACAAATCAGTCGGCAGCGCGTACCAGCGTTTCGTCGAAGTTGCGCGTGCATCCATGGTCGAGCAGGGTTTCATCGAGAATTCTGGGGCTGCCGTCGCTGCAAAGCGGCGGACACTGTGGGTAGCGGTTCCGTCTATCCTCCTATCGTTCGCCTCATTTATTGTCATGCTGATTGTCAACGGCGGTGCTTTGATCAACCTATTCCTCTTGAACTTCTTACTGTTGGTCATCATGGCTGCGGTTTCGCGGTCCGTTACGACTTGGCTGCGTACTCCAACGGGTGCGCTAGCGCGTGATCATTTGTGTGGGCTGCGCGACTACATCAGGCTTGCTGAGGCCGACCGTATCCAGGCATTGCAATCAGCAGAAACTGCGGCTGCTCACGCGGCAGATGCGCGCGTGATCGATGTCTATG
This DNA window, taken from Gulosibacter molinativorax, encodes the following:
- a CDS encoding C40 family peptidase, yielding MENTTLTATAPLTRRQAREIERRTGVRPVAGIVPSVETKDTGEIARYEMDALVSVLPTELVNRIAAPMADEAVAVPAAFDARGLSVRADRPPVLIAQRRRRVAGGFAAAASVTAIAAAALTTVGGQGASVAAEEHQANLLSATADDTASQPAETAAEEAPAEVVTPAPIEVDAQSTTIQSFDASVVQAAATEVVVETPVEEEVAPSDSGAADASSESSSSESNSSSESSSSATTASYSAPTSAVGANVAETAQNYIGTGIYQFGGNTPAGWDCSGFTQWVFAQHGISLPHSVGGQSSLGTVVSDPQPGDLVIFGGYHVGIYVGNGQMVDSPDVGRSIEIGGLDAGSSYYFVRI
- a CDS encoding HNH endonuclease, yielding MRTLVLNAGYEPISIVSDRRALVLVLGGKASVLEADESVPLRSMTEVHASPQVILLRQYVRIPMARHQPVSRKGVLRRDSHRCAYCDAFANTIDHVQPRSRGGRDSWENLVACCLRCNNVKGDRTPEEMGWKLRHRPGVPMPQRWHLRGTETAVAAEWAQYLAA
- a CDS encoding DUF2207 family protein yields the protein MLAQALGGFGNSSSEYTADQTRVGDFEFESWTSDWYVGLERTPGGKKRSYAEVTETLVPVFPLTDQNRGIVRTVPLDTIDGQLEVTDVDVRDAQDNKVEFESHVSNGELTVEIGGEEFVHGIQTYVLTYTLRDVIDDLGNPEVQELYADLLPTWRPQRIVSFSARVILDPELAESLVGEASCYIGRAGATDQCEILEEGLSYYIAPSPMTPNVTVTLNFGFEQGTVPELSLLDRIGWFPFVVAVISFASLFVSAALLVVQLRRSRHAPGGTIVPHYEPRSDVSPQIAAHLMPGLSRRAFSSSVLYGAVHGALAIEESATENDSPRVWGIRKRRQELRLRQSYSRADLPRIEQRFVESVLFPRDVIVTVNGNKSVGSAYQRFVEVARASMVEQGFIENSGAAVAAKRRTLWVAVPSILLSFASFIVMLIVNGGALINLFLLNFLLLVIMAAVSRSVTTWLRTPTGALARDHLCGLRDYIRLAEADRIQALQSAETAAAHAADARVIDVYERLLPYASLFGLERTWVKELQAKYESVSTTPDWFHGYHPLVFASAVTQLGQPRSTHFTSGDTGGASSSGFGGGGMAGGGIGGGSVGGR